The Nicotiana tomentosiformis chromosome 9, ASM39032v3, whole genome shotgun sequence genome contains the following window.
GGCACAAAATATTTTTAAGGCCTCTTAATAAGGTTTTGCTTTAGGCCTCTTATTCTATTGAGTTGCCTCTGAGCTAGGCTCGGCTCTATGTTGTAACGAGCTCAGTTGAGCTCGGCTTAGCTGGTCTTGGCTCAGGCTTGTTTGACTCAATGCCCATGCCTGGAGGGGGTGAGCAGTTATCCTAAACTATAATATGTAAATTGAAATATAAACCCGATAATTCACAGATTGGTTGTTGACCGAGTGCATTCATATGTTGCAACAACCATCCTATTAACCAGGACAGAGGATTAGTAAGAACCCTATAGTTATGGGGTACTTAATGAAAATCATACCCAAGTTTTGTCACCCAATTAGTCCTTCTCCTCTTATCCTAATCCAATATTTCCTGTTCAAAAGGGAAACTCTCCTCAGCTCCAAACCATAGCACAAATTGTTTCAGGTAcatatttcaatttttttaatcGAGAAACAGACTACTATTTCATATATAAACAATTAATTGCTTTaatatgtttaattactaaaaaCACGCATATTTTTCACAAAATGTTTTATGGAAGGGAATTGTGCTCGTCGGAAATTGTTTCCAACAAATTTTGTCAGAAATCTCAGACTTCCGATGGCGTTCTGGCAAGAACGTCAACGGGAAGAAGATTTCTAGTAATGTTCAGCTATATTGGCATCAAAGTAGGCATCCAGTTTTTCAGTGAATCTTTCATGTATATATAGTTCAATTTCTTCCTTCTCTTATGCATTTGATTGACCTCGATTATGGGCATATATGATTAAGGTAGCTCTACTTGCATTTACCTCCTTCATCTGACTCATTTATCGTGTTTATAGGTAAAGTCTAACTGCAGAAGATTTTAAAGTTTGTACAATTTCACGTACAGTTACAAGACGATTAACATTTTCAGATCTTTTTCCTTGGAGGTATTAATTGCAAAAAGAAATAATGAGGAAAAGAGAATTAGGAAATTGTTTCTGTTTGATGTGTTGACTTATTCCCTTGGCAAAACTGAGTTCCCATTTTTTATCTGCTGGACATTATAATATATAACCTAAAAAATACGAAAATGAATAAGAACAAAATTTGGTACTCCCCTACTCCGTATATTAGGAAAAACACCAAAAGAATGTCTTATGCAAGCCCTAAAACCGAGTTTTACAGCAATCTACGGGCTTGTCTTTTCAAAAATTCAGTGAACAACTTGATGACCTTAAAAGATCGTTCAGAAGGTCATAGCAGATATAGTGCGAACTTATTAAATTTTGCACTATCATCGTTGCTTGTTCACCTAGCTTTTATCACTTTCTATTAAAAACTTACTCTTATTTCAAACAATTTAAGTCATATATACCGACAAATAAATATATTTACATAATAAGTGTAATTTAAACTTATACTAGCAGTATGTTTTCACGTAACCAGTTAATACTTTTCATGTAAAGTTACCTGCAATTATCTTATAAAATGATTCAATAGTTGAAATATAATTTACCCGTTAGTGCATAGAACACCAATTCTTCTGTTTCTATTGTTGCCTTGTTGTATTTAGATTAAGTAGCTGACATGGATTCAATGAGAGGACAAGGAGGCATTCAAATGCTACTAACTGCTGAACAGGAAGCCCAACAAATTGTTTCTGCTGCTAGAAATGGTAAATTTTCAATGTATTATGATTTGGAAAACTTCTTCTTCTCCATGAAATTTGTAAGTATTCTCATCAGAAGCAGATCTAAGATTTTTGAACATTATAGGTTTGAGCTTGAAATTTTACCAGAACTTATTATATTTACTGAGTTTAAATTCTATTATTTAACTTATTTTGTTTTTTAACACTTATCCAACATCTGAACATAAACTAATGTGTCCGGATGAACCTGTAAGTCCTTAGCTACATTTTCCCTGATTCTTATACTTTTGAAATTTGACAGTTAAAATGACAAGGTTGCGCCAAGCAAAAGAAGAAGCTGAGATGGAAGTGGCGAATTATCGTTCGCATTTGGAAGCTGAGTACAAAAAGACATTATCTGAGGTTTTTCTCTTCGAAATTGTCTTTTCTCCTAGATTCAATAAGCTCATTTAGTTCGAAATTGGTTATCTAAATCATAATGAATACAAAATAGTAATAGAAACTCTATATTATTATATGGTTAAACGAAAGCAATACTGATTCGAGTTTATACAAGAAGGTTTATATAGTAGGAGCATAATGTTTGTggatatatgtcacgacccaaaactcgacaggtcgtgatggcgcctatcatgataccAGGCAAATTGATAACTCACATGTCCCAACATTTTTAAAAAGCAAAACATGCTAGAAACATGTTTAAATCAATGGAAATCTCATAAAACAGATGAAACATCGCAACTAAATACAGAAAATTATCAAAACTTAAGTGTCATCGAGTACAAGAACATTTATATAATGACATAGTCTGGTATACTATTTAGAAAGcacaatataataaataaaaggccaaatacatagaTAACCCCTAAACTTGTCCCAGTTTCCGCTTAGACACCTTATCTAAAGGCTTTACGTATTGAACACTTGAACATAGCTGAAAGTGTGCCAATTAAACACATTCGGCACAAATGGCAGAGCGCGTGCGCCACACATTCTCGATGAGCGTGAATATGCTCTGCATTAATACTGATATGACCAAATGACACGTGTCAACATacaaaaaagggaaaaatattttATGGTATTAATTAATAGATTCTTAAAAGATTATCTCATCCTTCCGAGCGTCTCTGCAACAACATTTTATAGATGCATCGTAAGCAAATTGATATACACCATCCAAAAGGGCCCGTTAGTAGTTTGCAGGAGTGATACTTACTGAAAGCctctcttcttttttatttaaattatatatttcttaatttcatgattgaagtttAAACTTCACGAGTAAGGTTCCCAGAAAACTTAAACCATAAGAAGTTCATTAAAAAATACTCAAAAATATTGTAAACGGCTCTGGGTTTCTTCTTTTGCTTTAATCCGTGCAAAGTGCATTCACCAGGGACTTGTAGGATAACTTTTTCATCATCTTTTGGTAGCCAGTGAGCATTTATTACTTAATAGATGGATAGGACAGATTGAGAAATGTTtcgacaatttcaaaatcaaatttCTGGGATACAAAATTGATTTTGGGAACTGCTCAGAAAATCAGCTCAAACAAATGGTACAATTTGATTTTTGGAAACCAATTATGAGGACTTTATTTCGATTGGGACAACTGAAGTCACAATAATACTTTGGTCCATGAAAATATGGTTTGTCACCGGAAATAGTGGAGGGCATATGGTGGTGGCTGTGGTGGTAGTGATGAAGAAGATGGATGGAGATGGTGGTGGTTGTCGCAGTGGTAAAATGAAGAAGACAAACTGAAACGATGAAGGATGGCGGTGAATTGTAGTGGTGCCGGGGTGGGGGCGGGGGGAGGTGGACGATAGGCAAGAAAAATATTAGTACTAGTTATTCTTTTAAAGTTACTTTCCAGTGATTTAATAATTGGCTGTAAAATACCACAGATAAAAGAATCAATTAAAAAAGATCCATGGGCGTGTGAGAACCACGCCCTTTACATTGTGGGAGATTGTCAATTCTGTGTTTAATTGAAACACTTTCAACTATGTTCAAAGTGTTCAATAGGTAAAGCCTTTAGACAAGGTGTCTAAGTGGAAAATTAGGACAAGTTTAGTGTGCCATCTATGTATTTGGtctaaataaaattgaaaaaatgggggaagagagtcaaggtctgtggacgcccaAGCatctacctcgatgatctccaaaCAGGTAAAAATTCCACGATCAACAATCATCGTGCCTGAAAATGCTTGGATCTGCATGTGAGGTAcatggtgtagtgtgagtacaaccaactcaataagtatcgcaaaTAAACAAGGCAAGGTAAAAAAAGTTTAAATTATTTAGGATACTAGTTGATTCAATGTGATTCTGTCCCTttagaccaacacattataatatgTAAAGCTAACTCATAAGGCTTTGTGAGAAGAATATCCATGTGTGCATGTGCACTATTTCTCAAATACCCTGCTCAAACAGTATTATGACATGTAGAGGGAAGTAAcaagtaaatcagataaatgatcaaggaaaatataagttacacacactgcacggacaactcacgtgatgcacggacaactcacgtgctcacaatagaatctgcacggacagttcacgtgcgaCATAAAAAACTTacgtgtcaataatatcaatatatggatccgcactgacaactcacgtgctgcacgaacaactcacgtgccaaaaatatcaatacatggatccgcacgaacaactcacgtgttgcacggacaattcacgtgccaataatatcaatatatgaatccgtacggacagctcacgtgccaataacataatccgcccgacaTAGCTGCAGGCCCAGTCCAGAAATATCATATAGAAGCAATAAAGCAAGTATACAGGTATATGATGAATGAAATAGATTCTCATGTCTCTGGACTAGTgtaaataacatgctaaagtgtagacatgtgcaaagtgtgctattgTAGCCCAAACCgaaaatttcatcaatgaaaagcatttatcaagttcattaaGGCATTAAACCTCTAAGTAGTCTCATCACGACTCAATTAGATCGCATAAAGTGTTACAACATGATATATATCAAAGCTTGAATCTTAATAATCATTTCTGGGCTTATAAGAGCCCGAGCACAACCTAAACATGAATATACAATCCCGGTGCCCGCACATGGGATCATCCCCACGCATGTGCGCACCCAAAAGCACGtggctatcacaacaattcaATCAACTggtgcctcaaccgagtttaaatacgatacttGCCTCAAGTAAATTAAATCACTCTGCTAGCGAGCcattgcctcgtgaatcggcctctgaacgcctcgaatctagccataaataatttgatacaatcaacatggGCTAAAggatcaattctataagaaaatactaaattcttaACCAAAGGCcaaaaagtcgactcaaaagcTGACCCCCGGGCCAACGTCTcagaatccaataaaagttacaaaatccgaaatctcattcaaccacgagtctaatcataccaaatttatcaaaattcggcactaaatcgtcactcaaatccccaaattaaactctccaaatcgcTGGCCTCAAGCTCCCAAATTCCACCTaaaaaacacacaaactaggtggtaTATTCAATGGGAAaatataattattgaataaatataACCACAAGTGagttacctcaagaatcccttcgaaatccctctcaaaaatctcCTTAATCagagtttgcaaagtcaagaaATGATAAAACCCTCGGAACCCAACGTTTATATTCTCTTCAGGCGTTCTCGCACCCGGGACAACTTACCCGCACCTGTGGCTTCGGGGAAGCGGCAACTCTGCCGCTTCTATAGTAATTCACTAGGGAcataccttcgcacctgcggaaacattctccgcttctgcgcacacgcaggtgcaacTTACTTCCGCTCCTGCGATTCCccctcgcttctgcgctcaatttcatcgcatctgcgaccgcgcaggtgcggtcaaaccTTCGCACCTTCGACCATTGCACTACCTTCTCCTAGCCGCATCTGTGCTtcccaactcgcacctgcgatcaaagttCTGCATGTACGATTGCACCATAAGACTCCCAACTTTAGCAACCCTTTAACTCCAAACctcaatctgttaaccacccgaactccactcgaggcccccgggacctcgaccaaatataccaacaagtcctaaaatatgatacgaacttagtcgagccttcaaatcatatcaaacaatgctaaaatcacgagtcgcgcatcgattcaagcctaatgaacttttgaacttctaacttttacattcgatgtctaaacctatcaaatcacgtccgattgaccataaattttgcacacaagtcaaaaatgatacaacggacataatccaactctcggaatcccAATCTgatcccggtaaccacaaagttaactctcggtcaaacttctaaatttttcaactttcgtcatttcaagtctaattccactacggacctccaaatcacaatccggatacactcctaagtccaaaatcacccaacggagctaatgaaaccttaaaactccattccggatccATTTACACACAACTTAAcatctggtcaactatttcaacttaagcttccagccttgagactaagtgtctcaacttatTCCGAAAcatctccggacccgaaccaactatgcCGGTAAGTCACAAAACAATAATTAAGCAGggaatgagtagtaaatgggggaacggggctacaactctcaaaatgatcggccaggttgttacattctcccccctcttaaacaaacgttcatcctcgaacgggtctaaaaATGTAATTGGAGTCtgaaataggcgtggatatctgctccgcatctccccctcggtctcccaagtagtcTCCTCAATtcgctgacctctccactgaactttcactgaagctatgtgctttgacctcaactttagaacctgccgatccaaaattatcactggctccatatcataagtcaaatcaccatccaactaaactgtgctgaaatccaaaagaTGAGATGGATCGTTAACATACTTCtagagcatagaaatatgaaatactggatgcacactcaacAGACTAGGCGGCAAGGCAAACTTTTAGGCCACCTCTCTAATTTTTTAAAGCACCTCAAacgacccaatataccgagggcttaatttgcccttcttcccgaacctcataacaccctccaTGGGAAAAAccttgagtagtaccttctccccaaccatgtaggaaacatcacgaaccttcctatcggcataattgttctgtctagactgtgcagTGCGAAGTTGATCcagaatcaatttaaccttgtctaaagcatcctgaaccaagtcagtacccaatagcctagcctcatccGTCTCAAACCATCCCATCGGAGatcgacatcgtctcccatacaaagccttatatagagccatctgaatgcttgattggtagctgttgttgttgaCAAACTCTACGAGctgcagaaactgatcccatgaacccccaaaattcaTGACACAAACACGTAGCATATActtcaatatctaaatagtgcgcttggactacccatctgtctgagggtgaaatgatgtactcaactaaacctgtgTGCCCAGCTCTCACTGCACGGCATgacccgatctgaaatgatggacacttgCACACCCTGAAGGAGAACAATCTtgtggatgtaaatctcagccaaccgctctaaagaataagtagtcccaaatGGAATGAAGTGTGTGGACTTGgacaaccgatccacaatcacccaaatgtGAGCAAACTTCCTCGAAGTGCGTGGGAGtctaactacaaaatccatagtgatacactctcatttccactctagaatcttaagcctctgaagtaatccgcccggtctctgatgcttatagttcacttgctgacagttaaggcaccgaggtACAAACCtcattatatccttcttcatcctcctccaccaacagtgctgcctcaagtcatggTACATATTCGCGACACCCGGATAAAtgaaataccgcgaactgtgggcctcctcaagaatcaactcacgtagtccatctacattaggcacacaaatccgaccctgcatcctcaacaccctatcatcctcaatagtaacctctttggcatcaccttgctgaactgtgtccttaaggacaagcaaatggggatcatcatactggcgctctctgatgcgatcatataaggaagaccgagaaaccacacaagctagaacccggctggtctacaaaacatctaatctcacgaaatGATTGGCCAAGGTCTAAATATCAACTGCAAGTGATATCTCATCAACACTAATGAATGCAAGGTTACCCATaatcaccgcctttctactcaaggtatcggctaccacattggccttcccgggatgatacataattgtgatatcatagtctttcagcagctacaaccatctccgctgtctcaaatttagatcattttgtttgaacaagtgctggagactccggtgatctgtaaatacctcacaagacacaccgtagatataatgcctcaaaatctttaatgcatgaacgatggcagccaactccaaatcatggacaaggcagttcttctcatgaggcttcaactggcacgaagcataagcaatcactctaccctcctgcatcaagacacacctgataccgatccgagaagcatcacaatgcACTGTATAAGAGCCaaaagctgaaggcaaaactagaactggagttgtggtcaattCAATCTTGactttctgaaagctctcctcacactcatccgaccacatgAATGGGGAACCCTTTTGAGTCAATTTAGTTAAAGGCGCTGCAATatacgagaaaccctccacgaagcacCGATAATAAGCGgtcaagccgagaaagctctgaattgcagtagttgaggac
Protein-coding sequences here:
- the LOC104086094 gene encoding V-type proton ATPase subunit G-like; translated protein: MDSMRGQGGIQMLLTAEQEAQQIVSAARNVKMTRLRQAKEEAEMEVANYRSHLEAEYKKTLSETSGSSDSTEKRLEIETEEKIQRLKKAASEVSPDVIAMLMKHITTIKT